The DNA sequence CAAGCAAATGCTTGAGCAGAACAGCCAGCTTAAAATAACGGTGAATTCCTCCCCTTATGCGGTGGATGTATACAGGCGTTTGGGATTTGCCCCAGATGGTGATGAATGTACCACAGACGGCATTCGATACACACCCATGACCTATAGCAGAATGCGCACCCAATCGCTTAGCGGTGAATAAAAACAACCCCAGCCGCCACGAGCCCGTAAGGCTCCAGCCGCTGGAGTTGTTTTAGCCGATATGTGTTGTAGATTCGCTGGAAGCTTACTTCTCAGCCTTCCACAAGCCGTGCAGGTTGCAGTATTCATAAACGGTAAAGGGCTTATCCTGGCAGACACTAAAGGTAGCTTTGGGCTCCTGATCGGGGGTAAGCTTGGTATACTGTACCTTACCATCCTGCTCCACCAGAATGAACTGGATGAAATGCTCGGGGGTCATAGGATGGAGCACATCACCGACCTGTACTGTGAGGGTGTTGCCTTCCAGAGAAAAGGCGGGAACATGCTTCTCCTGAGCGGCATCGGTGGTGTTGGCGTGCAGCAGGGAGATAGGCTCACCGCAGCATACCGGAACAGCGCCGGAATCCACTAGCTTTACGATAATGTTTCCACATAATTTGCAGCGAAAAATTTCCATTTTTCTCTCTCCTTTATAATCAATCTTTGATTGGTTGGGCAAAATTCTATAATAAAATTTAAAAAATTTTATTATATTTAGTTTAGCGCAGAATAGGGTGGAAGTCAATCGAAAAATCTACAGAGTTGGTATGAATTGAAAGCAAAAAATCTCCGATGCTTCGTGTGAGGCACCGGAGATTTTTTTATTTTGTTAGGTCCTATTCGATGACTTCGAAATTCATCATTTGGGCAAAGCGTTTGAGAATGCTGCGGTATTCACCATAAACAAAGGCAACGTGGTGGGCAAAGCCGTTGCTGATGACCGATTCCAGCAGTTCATCCATGCTCTGCTCAAAGCGCACCTTCACATAGGTGCCGGTGAGCTGTTTTTCCATAGGGATGGTATCGCCGGCGCACATAAACATTCTGGTTTTGCCCCGGGCGGTATCAATACGCATCATGTTGATGTGGCCATCCATCATAACAAATCCGGCGGTTACACCCTTGCCACCGGCAAAGTATGTATCCAGACTCCGGTCGCTTTTGCCGTCCCACAGGTTTGCGGGGGCTACGCCACAGTGCCACATGAGGGCAAAGTTTTCTTCCAAATCCACCTGTGAAAGATCGGCAAGATAGGGAGTTTCCACACCCAGCGCCTTGGTTACCAGCATGGAAAGAGCACCTTCAATATCCCCTTCGCAGGAAAGAATGCGGCCCCGGGACTGCACAACCGACATGGAAGCACAAGGGGAGACCCCATAGGTAGCGGCAAATTCCGGCCAGCAACGAACAGCTACGCAATCCAGCTTGTTTTTATCCATAAACTTTTCGATGCTGACACACAGCCCGGCCACCTTGCGCACCTGCTCATCGGTTACATCCTTGGTGGTAAAGAGCTTGCGGACCTTAACTTCTTCTTCATCCAGCTCCTGCTCGCTGACAGGCTGGCCAAACATATCGGCAATTTCATAGTGATCGATAAGAATGCCGGTTTTGCGGTAAACATCCAGATCATCGGAGCCCACATTGAAAAAGCCGTGAGCCCGGTAGCCAACGATACCCACATGGGCGTTATCCAGAACAACCTTGGCCCGCAGAGCTTTGAGCCATTCCTCATCAATCCAATCGCCAATGGTGTAGCTGATATTGTCATAGCCTGCCTTGTAAAGGTTGGAGGCGTTGAGATTCAGGCCGCACACGGCATTGAGGCGGATTTTTCCACCATCATAGGGAAGCTCGTTGAAAGCCCACAGAAGAATCGGCTTTCTGACATGCTTGGCCAGCACCAGTGCCAGATGCCCCAGATGAAAGGTTCCGCTGATGATCACCAGACCATCCACATTGGCGGCCAGCATTTTTTGAGCGGCGGCCTGCGCATCTTCCACCTCGATGACAGCCTGCTCTTCGAACACAAAGTCGACCTCAGGCAGCTTCGTGCGCAACTCCTCCATCTTGTTGTTGTAAATCTCCTGTGCAGCTTTATGATCATAGGTGGTTCTTACAAGGCAAACAACACCCAATGTTACCTTTTTCATTGGTTAACCCACTCCTTGTGTTTTATCTCAAAATTGAATAGAAAGTTTGAAAGGAAAATTTAAAAATTTTCAGGCTGTTTTTGGAGGGCGACTGTGCTTAAGGATCACGGCCACCGCCATAGCCAGCACAATTATTGTGCCAATGCATTTATCTGCACCGGGGAGCTGCCGGGTTGTGACTGTCTCAAAGGCCAGAGCAAACACAGGAATCAGCAGCAGAATGATCTTCACAATCCAGACCGGGTGCTTGGCCAGTGCGCGGTAATAAAGGGTATAGATGCCCACCTGCCCAAGACCTGCCAGCATCACAATATACACCAGCGGTGTCTGGCTCCAAACCGCTCCCACTTGGGAAATCTCACCCACCACCAATGCGGCAGTGATGAAAAGCAAGCCGGCCACTGCGTTGTTGTAATAGGCAATCACACTGTTGATGCCCGATTTATCCTGACTGCCGATGCGCTGCACCTCCATACGCTGTACCTTTTGGATGATAAATGCGTTGATGGATACAAACAAGGCGCTGAGCACAAAAAACAAATCGGTGGCCCGGAACTGCATGGCAAAGGGATTGATACCCATAACCAGCATGGCGCCTCCCAGCATGACAAAGGTCAGCAGCCAATCCAGCTTATCAAACTTTTCACGGTTGATAAACGCCGCCATGACCTGCACAAAGATCACATCCACCTTGAGCAGAACGGTGCCGGTTCCCGCTGAAGAATAGCGCAGTCCGATAAAGGAGGTGAAATCCAGCAAAAAGCCCAGGCAGCCAATCAAAATCAGCCATGGCAGATAATTTTTGGGGCAGCGCAGCAGAGGCAGGCGCTTGCCGAAGGCCATGACCAACGTGAGCAGCACAAAGGCCATAATCCGAACGGAGGAACCTGTTACAAAAGGGCTTAACTGCTTGTTTAGGGTATTGACAGCGATATAAAAGAGCGACCAGACAAGGGAAAGCCACAGGACATTGCCATATTTTTTCATAAATGCTCATCTGCCCGATGCCACGGCGCAGATTGTGTCTCCTTGGAATATACTCAATGAACCCCAAGCGATTTCATTTTAAAGCCCCACGGGCAGTTCCGTGGGGCCGCCCAAAGGCGGGTTCATTTGCATTGATCAGATAATTAAGATGCGCATAGGCGCCTTACCACCATTTGATCTGCTCGGTGATATACTGCCGCTTTTCAATAAACTCTGGGCTGGATACATTGCGGGGGCGGGGCAGATCAATCAGGGTTTCTTCCTTGATGGTGGTGGGCTTGTTGGAAAGAATCAGGCACCGCTCCGCCATATAAACCGCTTCTTCAATGTTATGGGTGATGAAGATGATAGTGGTTTTGGTTTTCTGCCACAGCTTGATCAGCTCATCCTCCAGCTTAAAGCGCAGCTCAATATCCAGCTGGCCATAAGGCTCATCCATCAGCAGAAGCTCCGGCTCGGTGGCAAAGGCTCTGGCGATAACCACACGCTGGAGCATAGAGGCGGAAAGCTGGCTGGGGTAGTAATCCCTGAACTCGGTGAGACCCACCATTTCCAGCACTTCATCCACCTTTTGCTTTGTTTTCTCCTTGGAGGTATTCTTGATCTCAAGGCCAAAGGCGATGTTTTGCTCCACGTTCAGCCAGGGCATGGTGGAATATTCCTGAAAGATATAAGCGATGTTGTGCTTTTTGAGATCCACCGGCTCATCGTTGATATAGATTTCGCCGCTGGTGAGTGTATAGAGCTTGGATAAGCTGTTCAAAAAGGTGGTTTTTCCGCAGCCGGTGGGGCCTACAATGCACAGGAACTCGCCGTCGTGCACATTAAAGGAGATGTTATCCAGCACCAGCAGGTCACCAAAGGCCTTTGATATATTGACAGCCTTTACTTTAATATTCGAATCGTTCACAGCTACCCAACCTTTCTATAATGTAGCGTCCACTGCGCGGGTGATTTCCTCCCGAAGCCGCAGAAACTCAGGATCCATATAGTCTCTTGGCCGGGGAAGGTTGATTTCATACTCGCACCGGATTTTTGAAGGGCAGTTGGTCATGACCACGATCCGGTCTGCCAGATAGAGGGCTTCCTCTATGTTGTTGGTTACGAATACAACGGTACGCTTTTCTGCCTGCCATATACGTTCGATTTCTTCCTGCATCAAATAGCGGGTCTGGGCATCCAAATGGCCGAAGGGCTCATCCATATAGAGGCAGATAGGCTCGTTGCAATAGGCTCTGGCAATACCCACACGCTGGCGCATACCGCCGGAAAGCTTGGCAGGGAAAGCGTTTTCGAAGCCGTTGAGGCCTACCAGGTCGATGTAGTGCATGGCCCGTTCACGCCGCTCCTTTTTGGATATACCCCGCACCTTGGGGCCAAATTCTACGTTGCCCATAACGGTCAGCCATGGAAAAATAGCTGTGGTCTGATAGACCACGCCACGTTCAGGGCCGGGGCCCTCCACTGGCTTGTCCGCTACCGAAACCTTTCCTCCGGAGGGAAGCTCAAGGCCGGATAAAACATTGATCATGGTGGTTTTTCCGCATTGGCCGGGGCCAAACAGCACTAGAAATTCGTTTTCTCGAACATTTAAAGAGACATCGTCTATAACGGTGAGAGTGCCCTTAGGAGTTTCAAACTCTTTGGTGACATTCTTGCACTCGATAATGGTCTTTTTTATACTCCCTTGTTGTTCCATGCGCATAGGTGTGTTTCCGCCCCTCTCATAATAATCGCAAGTAAAAAGCCGATCAGGCCGATTGCCAGAATACCCACAAGAATCTGGGGCATATTGTTGGTTTCCATACCGGCAAAAATCATCCAGCCGATGCCTTCTGAGGAGCGAACCATTTCAGCGGCCACCACGGTAGCCCAGCTGCTGGAAAGCGCGATTTGCAGGCCTGCAAAAATCTGAGGCACAGAGGATGGAATAACAATTTTGGTGAAAATCTGTATTTTGTTGGCCCCAAGCATTCGGGCGGCGCCCACCAGAACCGGGTCTACAGCCAAAGCACCGGCGTAGGCATTCATGGTGACATTGGAAAAGGCGGCAAGAAAAATCAGGAAATACTTGGTCATCTCGCCAAGCCCCAGCCACAGAATGGAAAGGGGAATCCATGCAATGGGAGGGATCGGGCGGATCATTTCAAAAACAGGGCGGCAAAAGGCTTCAATGCTCTTGTTCCAGCCCATGGCAAGACCCAGCACAATACCGGCTATTGCCGCTACAGTATAGGCAATGAGCACACGACTCAGAGACCAGAAGGCGTGGCCTAAAATGGTGTAGGGGCCGATTTTGGTATAGAGGCCCTTGATAAAGCGAGTGATGACCACGACAGGGGTGGGCATAATCTGGGCCAGCCCGGTAAAGGTGGTAACCAGCTGCCACAGAATCAGGAAGCAACCGATGGAGATCGAAGCAGCGATCGCTTTTTGTGTTTTTGTGCTTCTGTGCAAAACGTCCATTTACCATCTGCCTCCTTTGAGAATAGCTTTTTCTAGCAGGGAAATCAGGTAGGTCAGGAATGCGCCAATGGCGCCGATGGAGATCATACCCACGATAATAACATCTGGGCGGGTCAGCCCTCGGCTCTGCTGAATCATAAAGCCAAGGCCCTTGGTGGAGGCAAGCAGCTCAGCCGCAACCAGAGCGGTCCAAGCGGAGCCCAGAGCCACACGCAGGGAGGTAAGAATCATAGGCATAGCGGTGGGAATGGCGATTCTGAAAAGCATCTGGCGGTTGCTTGCGCCGAAGGTTTGCGCTACCCACAGGTGCACAGCCTTGGTCTGCTTGATGCCGGTGTAGGAGTTAACGATGCAGGGAATCAGCGCAGAAAGAAAGATAACCGCAACCTTGGAGGCCATGCCGATGCCGAAGAAGGTGAGCATAACCGGAATCCATGCAATGCCGGGGATCGGGCGCAGCAGGTCGAAAAGGGGACGGGCATAAATATCCACCTTTTCGCTCCAGCCCATGAGAATGCCCAGCGGGATACCCACAACAAGAGCCAGAAAATAGCCACTCAGTGCAACCTGCAGGCTGGCGCCAATGTGCTGGAACAGGGTGCCTCCATCGGGGTTGGGATTGCTCAGCTTATAAATAAAGGTTTTAACGATTTTGGCAGGGCTGGGGAAAACATTGGAGGGGAACACCTTAAACACTGCCGTGATCAAGTGCCACACCAAGATAAACAGCACAATGGATAAAACAGACAACGCTATGTATTTGCCATTGCCCTTTTTCTTTTTTGCTTGCAAAACATTGATCCCTCTTTCCTGTGGAGTATACAGCTGAAAAATCAAGGCCGGAAAGACCTTTTTCAGAGCTTTCCGGCCTTGCAGCGAGGTCTTTTATGACTATTTGCCGATTACTTTAACATCAATGCCAAAGGCATCCTTGATAACGGTAGGATCAAAGCAGGTATCCAGATTTTCCAGAAGTTCTTCTTCGATTTTACCGGCTGTGGTAAAGAAGTTGGCAAGCTCGGTGTAGCTGTCGCCAAACACATAGCCATCCTGCTTGATGAAATCCTGATTGATATAATCTCTTACAGAGGCTTCCTGCTCCATGAGCTTGTCATCGTATTCAAAGCCATTGGCTCCGAAGAACTTAATGGAAAACTCTTTGCGCAGCGCAGGATCTTTCACAAACGCATCACAGGCTTTTTCATATACCTGAACGAACTTCACAACATCATCGCGTCTGTCAGCAAGAACATCCTTACGTGCGATGATACCATCCTTCATAGTCAGACCGGCGGCCTCTTCAAAGGATACAGCACGGACTGCACCGCTTTCGGCAGCTTGGAAAGAGAACGGCGGAGGCACAGAGATGGCGTCACCTTCACCGGCAAGGAAAGCCTGAAGAGCTTGGGCAAATTCCATGTGAATCTGTTCAAATTCGCTTTCCTTTACACCGAACAGCTCGGCGTATTTAATGGTGGTATACTGGGAGACAGTGCCAAGAGCGCCCAGAACCTTAATGCCGCGGATGGTATCGGCAGAACCAAGAACATCGGGTTTATCAGCAATCTGGCCCTTAACCTGTGCAAGGGGAGAATCGGCTCTTACATAGAGGCCCATACCACCGGCGGTGTTGGTTTCATAAACAAGAGTGCTGATGCCATTGACCATTGAAAATACAGCGGCAGTGCCGGCAACGCCCATATCAATTTGTTTGGCAGCAAGAGATTCATTCATAGGGGTGCCGTTGGGGAACATAACAAATTCCACATCCAAACCGGCTTCTGCAAACCAGCCCTGATCCAAAGCATACTGAGCGGGAACATTAACCGTGTAGGGCATCATACCCACCTTCAGTTTTTCTCCGGAAGCCACGGGTGCGGCAGGAGCGCTTTCGGCACTGCCGGAGCTAGCGGGAGTTGTGGCGGTGTTCCCTGCGCTGCTGGAAGCGGGCTTGCTGTCGGATTGACAGCCGGCGAACAGCATAACTAACATGAGCATACTCAGTGCAAGTGAAATAACCTTTTTCATTCTGCGAATCCTCCGTCAAATTTTTTGTTGAATAGAAGCCGCCGTGCCATACGGCGGAGGGCTTGACCTATATTACCTCCTGTTCAGATTTCGATGTGCATAGTGGAGATATAACCAAAGACAGCTGCGGGTTGGCCAGAATACTCTGCGGTGGGGATACACCGGCCGGCGGTATGCGGCACAGCCTTTTGGCTATATACGACATTCAGAGCCGTTTTAAGATCATAGCAGAGGCCCTGCTGCCGAATCGGGATAAACCGATGTTTTTTGGATGACACTTACTTAACAAGGATTTATCGAATTCGATACTATTATAATTGCGTTCGACAATATTTTCAATATTAATCGTACACAAAAAATAAAATAATGTTTGTATTTTTGTTATAAAATTATATTTTGTACAAAAATAGTATTGTGTTATATCGTTTTCGATGTTATCCTTATGAGGATATGTACAAAATGATTTTAATGCGATACAATATATCATAGAAAAAACATCCTGCTTTTTGGGGTGTTTGACTTAGATGCAGGAGTATCGCTTCTGGGCGGAGCATTGCCCGAAATGGCGGTCTACAGCCGCACAGACACAGCAGATTACCAGAGGTGAGCAAATGGAACTCCAGGTTGGCATGGGCGAAATTAAAAAGGTAAACACACAAAACAGTATATTGGATATCATCCGCAAGAATGGGGAAGCATCAAAGTTCGATATTAAAAAGATTTCCCGATACAGTATGTCCACTGTGCTGACTGTTATAGAGGAACTAGAAAGGCTGGGGTATATTCAATATTCCAG is a window from the Oscillospiraceae bacterium MB08-C2-2 genome containing:
- a CDS encoding desulfoferrodoxin family protein; translation: MEIFRCKLCGNIIVKLVDSGAVPVCCGEPISLLHANTTDAAQEKHVPAFSLEGNTLTVQVGDVLHPMTPEHFIQFILVEQDGKVQYTKLTPDQEPKATFSVCQDKPFTVYEYCNLHGLWKAEK
- a CDS encoding fucose isomerase, which translates into the protein MKKVTLGVVCLVRTTYDHKAAQEIYNNKMEELRTKLPEVDFVFEEQAVIEVEDAQAAAQKMLAANVDGLVIISGTFHLGHLALVLAKHVRKPILLWAFNELPYDGGKIRLNAVCGLNLNASNLYKAGYDNISYTIGDWIDEEWLKALRAKVVLDNAHVGIVGYRAHGFFNVGSDDLDVYRKTGILIDHYEIADMFGQPVSEQELDEEEVKVRKLFTTKDVTDEQVRKVAGLCVSIEKFMDKNKLDCVAVRCWPEFAATYGVSPCASMSVVQSRGRILSCEGDIEGALSMLVTKALGVETPYLADLSQVDLEENFALMWHCGVAPANLWDGKSDRSLDTYFAGGKGVTAGFVMMDGHINMMRIDTARGKTRMFMCAGDTIPMEKQLTGTYVKVRFEQSMDELLESVISNGFAHHVAFVYGEYRSILKRFAQMMNFEVIE
- a CDS encoding DMT family transporter, coding for MKKYGNVLWLSLVWSLFYIAVNTLNKQLSPFVTGSSVRIMAFVLLTLVMAFGKRLPLLRCPKNYLPWLILIGCLGFLLDFTSFIGLRYSSAGTGTVLLKVDVIFVQVMAAFINREKFDKLDWLLTFVMLGGAMLVMGINPFAMQFRATDLFFVLSALFVSINAFIIQKVQRMEVQRIGSQDKSGINSVIAYYNNAVAGLLFITAALVVGEISQVGAVWSQTPLVYIVMLAGLGQVGIYTLYYRALAKHPVWIVKIILLLIPVFALAFETVTTRQLPGADKCIGTIIVLAMAVAVILKHSRPPKTA
- a CDS encoding ABC transporter ATP-binding protein, encoding MNDSNIKVKAVNISKAFGDLLVLDNISFNVHDGEFLCIVGPTGCGKTTFLNSLSKLYTLTSGEIYINDEPVDLKKHNIAYIFQEYSTMPWLNVEQNIAFGLEIKNTSKEKTKQKVDEVLEMVGLTEFRDYYPSQLSASMLQRVVIARAFATEPELLLMDEPYGQLDIELRFKLEDELIKLWQKTKTTIIFITHNIEEAVYMAERCLILSNKPTTIKEETLIDLPRPRNVSSPEFIEKRQYITEQIKWW
- a CDS encoding ABC transporter ATP-binding protein: MEQQGSIKKTIIECKNVTKEFETPKGTLTVIDDVSLNVRENEFLVLFGPGQCGKTTMINVLSGLELPSGGKVSVADKPVEGPGPERGVVYQTTAIFPWLTVMGNVEFGPKVRGISKKERRERAMHYIDLVGLNGFENAFPAKLSGGMRQRVGIARAYCNEPICLYMDEPFGHLDAQTRYLMQEEIERIWQAEKRTVVFVTNNIEEALYLADRIVVMTNCPSKIRCEYEINLPRPRDYMDPEFLRLREEITRAVDATL
- a CDS encoding ABC transporter permease codes for the protein MDVLHRSTKTQKAIAASISIGCFLILWQLVTTFTGLAQIMPTPVVVITRFIKGLYTKIGPYTILGHAFWSLSRVLIAYTVAAIAGIVLGLAMGWNKSIEAFCRPVFEMIRPIPPIAWIPLSILWLGLGEMTKYFLIFLAAFSNVTMNAYAGALAVDPVLVGAARMLGANKIQIFTKIVIPSSVPQIFAGLQIALSSSWATVVAAEMVRSSEGIGWMIFAGMETNNMPQILVGILAIGLIGFLLAIIMRGAETHLCAWNNKGV
- a CDS encoding ABC transporter permease → MQAKKKKGNGKYIALSVLSIVLFILVWHLITAVFKVFPSNVFPSPAKIVKTFIYKLSNPNPDGGTLFQHIGASLQVALSGYFLALVVGIPLGILMGWSEKVDIYARPLFDLLRPIPGIAWIPVMLTFFGIGMASKVAVIFLSALIPCIVNSYTGIKQTKAVHLWVAQTFGASNRQMLFRIAIPTAMPMILTSLRVALGSAWTALVAAELLASTKGLGFMIQQSRGLTRPDVIIVGMISIGAIGAFLTYLISLLEKAILKGGRW
- a CDS encoding ABC transporter substrate-binding protein gives rise to the protein MKKVISLALSMLMLVMLFAGCQSDSKPASSSAGNTATTPASSGSAESAPAAPVASGEKLKVGMMPYTVNVPAQYALDQGWFAEAGLDVEFVMFPNGTPMNESLAAKQIDMGVAGTAAVFSMVNGISTLVYETNTAGGMGLYVRADSPLAQVKGQIADKPDVLGSADTIRGIKVLGALGTVSQYTTIKYAELFGVKESEFEQIHMEFAQALQAFLAGEGDAISVPPPFSFQAAESGAVRAVSFEEAAGLTMKDGIIARKDVLADRRDDVVKFVQVYEKACDAFVKDPALRKEFSIKFFGANGFEYDDKLMEQEASVRDYINQDFIKQDGYVFGDSYTELANFFTTAGKIEEELLENLDTCFDPTVIKDAFGIDVKVIGK